GCCCGAAGCCAGATGGAGAAGTTGAAAAACAGTATTCCCGGTTCTGATCCGTGCCCTCCCGGGGCCGCGAGCTGGAAAGAATTCCTATCCAGGGCGCGGGGGATGACGGGGTTTGATCAACTCAAGTTTGTGAACCGTTTCTTCAACAGATGGCCCTACAGGCTGGACAAGGATATCTACGGGGTAAGCGACTACTGGGCCACTCCACAGGAATTCCTCCGCTTCTCGGGCGACTGCGAGGACTATTGCATTACCAAATATTTTGCCCTGAGAGAGCTTGGTTATTACCCGGAACAGCTCAGGATCGTGGTGCTCAGAGATGCGATAAGGAATATCACCCACGCGACCCTTGCGGTATATCTTGATAATCACGTCTATATCCTGGATAATCTGTCGGATGGGGTCTTCGACCAGGGGCGTTACTCCCATTACTTCCCCCAATATTCTTTCAACGAACAGAACCGTTGGGCCCACATCCCTTTGAAGGCATTTACCCCCAAAAAGCTCAGTGAGGAGAAAAGATGAACGAAGGGAACCGATCGCCTTTCTTGGCGCAAATACAGGAAGGACCGGTGAAAATGAAGGCCAGGATCCTCCAGGTAGGTCTTCTCGTTCTTGGCCTGATCGCCCTCACACTCACTCTCCTGCTGTTTTTCAGCATCAGGGACAAAAGGACGGAATTGGAAAGATCCGTGGAGAAGCGTCTGGAAATCCTTGCGGATGGCAGGGCGGAGATCGTCTCCACCTGGCTTTCGGGGCTGGCTGCCCAAGGGGACCGAATCATCCAATCCGATGTCTTTCGTCTATATGCGGCGGAAATCGACCGTATTGAAGGGGATGTCAGCGTTCTCCTCAACCCCCCACCGGAGTTCCATCGTGACCGGCTTGGAGAGAGTTCCTTGGCGGGGCTCTCGGAGCAGTTGCCTATGATGGTGAACCTGCTCAAAGAGTTCGTGTCCTATGGCGGTTTCCTCTCAGGGAGGATCGTCAACCGCACCGGCCAGGCTTACATTGCGACCGATGCAGCCACTGTCTCTCTGAGCGAGGAACAAAAGGGCCTCCTGCGATCGGTCCTTGAGAGCAGAAAGCGCCGGGTCGGTCCCCTTAGATTTCATGCCGGTGGGCTGGTCCTGGATATTTACCTTCCCATTTTCCCTCCCCCCGGGGCCACGGATGAGCCTTCCCGGCCGGTGGCCGTCCTCATGCTCTCCAGGCTCGTCACCCAGAGACTGGACGAGATTCTTGCCGGATCCCCATTGGCCATGGAATGGGAAAAGACCCGACTGGTGCAGGCAAGGGGCTCGGTGTACGAAGAAATCCTGCCGGGTGTCCCCGGCAGAGGCCTGAAGAGGCTTGAAAGGTCTGCTTTCAACCCGCACAAGGGCCTGCCTTTTGGAGTGCGGATGGATCTGGAGGGGAAAACCAGGGTCTATTCAGTGGGGCGCAAGGTGTCCGGGCCGGATTGGTGGATCATCCTGGAGGCGGACTACTCCCTGGCCACCCGGCCCTTGAGGAGCTTTATCAGGACGACCGTCACCATTGCCGTCCTGGTGCTCTCCGCCCTTTCGCTCCTGCTCGGGGCCGCATGGTGGAAGGTGGTCGGCAAGGAGAGCCGAAAGATCGCCGAGCAGATCGACAGCCAGCACCGTTTCCTTGAAAGCATCAATTCCACGGTAACGGATTATATCGCTTATAAAGACCTGGACGGGGTTTACAGGTATGTGAACCGGGCCTTTGCAAAGGCCGTGGGGCGGGAGGTAGATCAGTGTATAGGCCTGGATGATCAGGCCGTCTTCGGTTTTGATACGGCCAGGCGTCTTCGATCTTCCGACGATCTTGTCCTGGAAAAAGAGACGTCCATCACGGTCAAGGAACAAATCTATCTTTCCTCAAAACCCCATCAGCTTCTGATCACCAAGATTCCCCTAAAGGATTCAGGCGGGCGGATTACAGGCATCGTTTCGGTATTCACTGATATTACTCCAATCGTGGAAGCCCAGGAGAAAAGGGAGAGAATGATCCGGCAGACCATCGACGCCTTTGTAAAGACCGTCGAGATGTCGGATCCTTATCTTGCCGGGCATTCCAGGCTGATGAGCATCCTGTCCAAGGCCGTCTCCAAGGAACTGAAAACCGATGAAAAGGAGTCGTTGACGGTGGAGTTTGCCTCGCTCCTTTCCCAGATCGGAAAGGTTTTCGTGGATCGCACCATCCTTACCAAGCCCGGTGTGGTGACGGAGGAGGAGAGGCAGGAACTGAGAAAGCACGTAGAACACGCGGCCTCCATCCTCCGGGATATCGACTTTGATTTGCCTCTTCTGGAAGCGATCTATCAAATGAATGAACACGAGGACGGCAGTGGATATCCCAGGGGGCTGAAGGGTGAGGATATCCAGCTGACGGCCAAGATCCTGGCAGTCGCCAACCGATTCTGCGCCATGATCAGGCCCCGTTCTTACCGCTCCGCCCTTTCCCCTCAAGAAGCCCTGACCATACTGGAAAGGGAAACTTCCAAGTATTCACCCGAGGTGGTGAAGGCCCTAAAGCATTTCGTGAACTCGGCGGAAGGGGATAAGCTGTTAGGAAAGATGGGGTAAAAGAGAGGGGTCGAGGGTACGAGGGGCCAAGGGATCAGGGGTTCTAGTGGTTGTCGTTGATTCCTTTGGCCCCCAACAAGGTCCGTTCAACCCTCGTGTTCCTCTGCAAGCCTGAGACCGATCTCAAGGGCCTTGCGGTTCATCTCCAGAAACTCACCCGGGATTTTGGTTCCCAGGACCTTTAAGATGGATTCGGGCTTGACGATTTTGGTCAAACCGATCAGGGCCCCGAGCATACAAATATTGAAGACAATGGCCTTGCCGATTTCCTCCATAACGGCCTTATACATCCCGAGGGAGAATTGGCGGGCATCTACCTTCCGTTGTGGTTTAACATAATGGCTGTCGATCAGGAGCAGGCCGCCCGGACGGATGATGCCCGAAAACTTATTGTAGGCCTCCTGGGTGAGACAGACCAGTACGTTGGGGTTGTTTACTTTTGGGAAACGGATTTCCTGATCGTCGATGATCACGTCGGCCCGGGTCGCCCCGCCACGGGCCTCAGGGCCGTAAGCCTGGGCCTGGACGGCATTCCGCCCTTCGTGAATGACAGCGGCCTCTGCAAGGATAATGGAGGCCGTGATTACTCCCTGTCCTCCTGAGCCTGAAAAAATTATTCGACATCTCTCCATAATCGACTAATGTCCTTTTTTCTGGGCCAGTTCGATCGTCTTCTCGTATTCCTCACAATATTCCGGCCGCTCTTCCTGTATGAAAATGCCCCTCTCGATCAGTTCGGGACTTTTTTCCTTTTTTTTGGACCCCACGGGGGCTGTTCCATCCCTGTAAGACTTCAACATTTCCACTGCATCTCCGAGCTTGTTTTTGCGCCCGAAATAGGTGGGGCACTGACTCAAGACTTCGACCACGGAAAACCCCTTGTGGAGTATGGCTTTTTCCAGGATTTTCTGCATGGAAGTCACGTGGTAGGTTGTGGTGCGGGCCACAAAGGTCGCCCCTGCCCCCTTTGCCAGTTCAATGGTGTCAAAGGCGTCGTAGGTTTTTCCTAAGGGGGCGGTGGTCGCCCTGGTGCCCCTGCCGGAGAGAGGTGAAAACTGGCCGCCGGTCATGCCGTAAATACTGTTGTTCATGATCACTGCAGTGATATCGATGTTACGGCATGCGGCATGGATGAAATGATTCCCGCCAATGGCCATAGCGTCTCCATCCCCCATGGGCACGATGATGGTCAATTCGGGACGGGCCAATTTCACTCCGGTCGCAAAGGCAAGGGCCCTGCCATGGATGGTGTGAAGGGTATGAAAGTCCAGGTATCCGGATATCCTGGATGAACAACCGATTCCCGTGACCATCACGATGTCGTTTTTTTTCAGACCCAGGGCATCGATCGCCCGGATGAGGTTGTTCATTACGATCCCGTGGCCGCACCCGGCACACCAGATATGGGGCATGAAACGTTCGCGGAGGTAGTCTTTGATGGGCATGACCTACACCCCCTTTCCCTGGATGAGCCGCAGGATGTTACGGATATCGGTGGGAGTGATGAAGACACCGTCGATGCGGTTTGCCAGAAACACTTTTTCCGGATCGTCCACGGCTTTTTTGACCTCCTGTAAAACCTGCCCCATATTCATCTCAACCACCACCACCTGCTCGGCCTGCCTGCATCGTTCCCTTACGTGAGACGCTGGGAAGGGCCACAAGGTTTGGAGTTCCAGAAGACCCAACCGGTATCCCCGGGCCCTCCTGTTCTGGACCACGTGAAGGGCCGATCGGGCGGAAGAGCCGTAAGAAATGAGAATGCAATCGGCGTCATCAAGGTAATATTCCTTGAAATGAGCCATATCGTTGGCGTGTCCCTCGATCTTATCCACTAAGTGATGTCTCAGTCCGTGGATCACGGCGGGATTGTTGGAAGGAAACCCCCACATGTCGTGCATCAACCCGGTCACGTTGTAACGGTGAACACCACCGAAGTCGGACATAGGCAACCGTCCGTCCTCCCTGGGAAGATAGGGATGATAGTCGGTCCCTTCCCTTACGGAGGTGCAAAGCCTTTCCACAAGAGGAATTTCTCCCGGATCAGGGAGAACCAGCTTTTCCCGCATGTGGGCGATCACCTCGTCAATCAGCAGGATTACGGGAGTTCGGTAAGTCTCGGAGAGATTGAAGGCCTCCACGGTCATGGTGAAGAGATCCTGATGGTTGGAGGCCGTAAGGGCGACAATGGCATGGTCTCCATGGGTTCCCCATCGGGCCTGCATTATATCGCCCTGACTCACGTTGGTAGGGGTTCCGGTGGACGGGCCGCCCCGCTGCACGTTCACGACCACACAAGGGACTTCGGCCATTATGGCATAACCTATGGCCTCCTGTTTGAGGGAAAAACCAGGACCGCTCGTGGCCG
The sequence above is drawn from the Deltaproteobacteria bacterium genome and encodes:
- a CDS encoding transglutaminase-like cysteine peptidase codes for the protein MNPSDKAPRVTSGPGSVSWAGAVLFLSLLMVQMAGADPLPAEQGRVPRQETHRRVPLLNSLEIRGPLGVLTQWKRILRDARSQMEKLKNSIPGSDPCPPGAASWKEFLSRARGMTGFDQLKFVNRFFNRWPYRLDKDIYGVSDYWATPQEFLRFSGDCEDYCITKYFALRELGYYPEQLRIVVLRDAIRNITHATLAVYLDNHVYILDNLSDGVFDQGRYSHYFPQYSFNEQNRWAHIPLKAFTPKKLSEEKR
- a CDS encoding 2-oxoacid:acceptor oxidoreductase subunit alpha; amino-acid sequence: MGKKIRFVQGNEVCVEAALYAGLGFFAGYPITPSTEIAELLAERLPAAGGKFIQMEDEIASMCAIIGASLTGVKSMTATSGPGFSLKQEAIGYAIMAEVPCVVVNVQRGGPSTGTPTNVSQGDIMQARWGTHGDHAIVALTASNHQDLFTMTVEAFNLSETYRTPVILLIDEVIAHMREKLVLPDPGEIPLVERLCTSVREGTDYHPYLPREDGRLPMSDFGGVHRYNVTGLMHDMWGFPSNNPAVIHGLRHHLVDKIEGHANDMAHFKEYYLDDADCILISYGSSARSALHVVQNRRARGYRLGLLELQTLWPFPASHVRERCRQAEQVVVVEMNMGQVLQEVKKAVDDPEKVFLANRIDGVFITPTDIRNILRLIQGKGV
- a CDS encoding 2-oxoacid:acceptor oxidoreductase family protein, encoding MERCRIIFSGSGGQGVITASIILAEAAVIHEGRNAVQAQAYGPEARGGATRADVIIDDQEIRFPKVNNPNVLVCLTQEAYNKFSGIIRPGGLLLIDSHYVKPQRKVDARQFSLGMYKAVMEEIGKAIVFNICMLGALIGLTKIVKPESILKVLGTKIPGEFLEMNRKALEIGLRLAEEHEG
- a CDS encoding PAS domain-containing protein, with the protein product MKARILQVGLLVLGLIALTLTLLLFFSIRDKRTELERSVEKRLEILADGRAEIVSTWLSGLAAQGDRIIQSDVFRLYAAEIDRIEGDVSVLLNPPPEFHRDRLGESSLAGLSEQLPMMVNLLKEFVSYGGFLSGRIVNRTGQAYIATDAATVSLSEEQKGLLRSVLESRKRRVGPLRFHAGGLVLDIYLPIFPPPGATDEPSRPVAVLMLSRLVTQRLDEILAGSPLAMEWEKTRLVQARGSVYEEILPGVPGRGLKRLERSAFNPHKGLPFGVRMDLEGKTRVYSVGRKVSGPDWWIILEADYSLATRPLRSFIRTTVTIAVLVLSALSLLLGAAWWKVVGKESRKIAEQIDSQHRFLESINSTVTDYIAYKDLDGVYRYVNRAFAKAVGREVDQCIGLDDQAVFGFDTARRLRSSDDLVLEKETSITVKEQIYLSSKPHQLLITKIPLKDSGGRITGIVSVFTDITPIVEAQEKRERMIRQTIDAFVKTVEMSDPYLAGHSRLMSILSKAVSKELKTDEKESLTVEFASLLSQIGKVFVDRTILTKPGVVTEEERQELRKHVEHAASILRDIDFDLPLLEAIYQMNEHEDGSGYPRGLKGEDIQLTAKILAVANRFCAMIRPRSYRSALSPQEALTILERETSKYSPEVVKALKHFVNSAEGDKLLGKMG
- a CDS encoding 2-oxoacid:ferredoxin oxidoreductase subunit beta gives rise to the protein MPIKDYLRERFMPHIWCAGCGHGIVMNNLIRAIDALGLKKNDIVMVTGIGCSSRISGYLDFHTLHTIHGRALAFATGVKLARPELTIIVPMGDGDAMAIGGNHFIHAACRNIDITAVIMNNSIYGMTGGQFSPLSGRGTRATTAPLGKTYDAFDTIELAKGAGATFVARTTTYHVTSMQKILEKAILHKGFSVVEVLSQCPTYFGRKNKLGDAVEMLKSYRDGTAPVGSKKKEKSPELIERGIFIQEERPEYCEEYEKTIELAQKKGH